The genomic stretch TTAAAACGCACCTTGGCATATATCCGTCCCGGCGCGTTGCTTGGAACTACGATTTCTGCTTTAGACGCAGCGCAGGCATCCTCCCCAGCGAACACGTCGATAACTGGCAGCTATTTCCTTAGTCGCGTGCAATAGGTGCTCCGACCAGATTGCCCCACTCTGTCCAACTCCCATCGTAATTGCGGACCTTTTCATAACCGAGTAGATACTTCAGCACAAACCAGGTATGCGATGAGCGTTCACCGATACGGCAATAAGCAATTGTTTCCTGACCCTCATCAACACCTGCGCCGCCGTAGATGGCTTGGAGTTCATCGTGAGACTTAAAGGTGCCGTCTTCAGCCACTGCTGTCGCCCATGGGATATTCGCTGCGCCGGGGATGTGTCCACCGCGTTGCGCTGTCTCGCTCATACCGGGAGGCGCGATAACTTCGCCCGTAAATTCAGCAGGTGAACGGACATCAACAAGGTTAACAACACCCTGTCCGAGTGTGTCGCGAACCGTCCCCGCTGTAGCACGGACATTGTCGTCGGGGAATTTCGCCTGATATCCTGTGCTGGAATGATCTGGTACATCAGTGACAAGCTCTCTGCCTTCATCAATCCATTTTTGACGACCACCGTTCATCACTTTCAACAGACTTTCGTCGTGTCCGTAATAGCGGAATTGCCACAAGGCATAGGTTGCGAACCAGTTATTGTTATCTCCATAAAAAATAACAGTCGTATCGTTGGCGATGCCGCTGTCATTGCAGAGTGTCTCGAACTGTTCTTTCGTGAGGATATCACGTCGAACTTGATCGCACAATTGTGTTTCCCAATTGAGTCCTACTGCCCCAGCGATATGTCCCTCAGCATAAGCTGAAGTATCAACATCAACCTCAAGGAGTCGGATGCCAGCATCACCACCGTGTGCAGCAACCCATTCTGTCGTTACTAAAACATCAGGATTTGCGTAATCAGCCATTTTTGTATAAAGTCTCCTCATTGTATCCTGTTAAGATTCTTCGCATGATAAACTGTGCCATAAAAAGGACGATTCTTGTTTATATTATACATACCTAACCCCGATTTGTCAAATAGAAATGCGATTTTGCTATCATCTCGCCTATCTTCGCGGGATTTGCCAAGTTTTTTCTCGGAGTATGGGTTATAGGAAACGAGATAAAAAAACGGATAGTATAGTGGAGACAGAAGCCACTTATGCCATCCAGGCACCGGCACATCAACAACCCGATAATCAAACCATCGCCAAAGAACACTTCGAAATCGTCCGCGGTATGGTAGAACGCCTTCCGAAATCAGAGAAAGAAGTGTTTCTATTGAAATTTACAGCTCCCGACATGTCCCTCAAAGAGATCGCCGAAACGTTACGCATCTCAGAGAATGCTGTTAAGGTTCGGTGGCATCGAGCAAAGAACACGTTGAAAACCTGGCTCGAAACTGAATATCCGGAGGAATTTACCGATTGGTTCAGCAGGTAAATACAGAAAGGATGGCCACAAAAGGCAAAAGACCTTCTTTTTTGCCTTCCCCAGCGAACCCAAAAGGGCAGCATTGTGCAAAAAATGCGACATCGATATACACTTATAGAATTCCAAGAAAACGCGTATTTAGCAGATTTAGAGTACCATCGCCTTTTACCTGTTGATGAATTGGTGCAAGACGTATTTGAGCGACTTGAATCGGATACCGAAGAGATCGTTTCTGACTTAGCCGACACGTATACTGAGGCTGAGATTCGTAATTGTCTCCAGTACCTTCATTGGCCCCAGGAGCAACGTTTCTCAAAAACGCTGGAGGCACCGTCTTTTAAAATCTTCGCGCCGAGATTACATTCAACGCATGAACAATTGAGATGGAACACGTTAGGTGCCTCTGTTGCCCACATTGAATTGCTGAAGGCGTTATCGAAATACGCCACAATTCATGTAACTCAGGAATTTGAGGACATGGAGAATATGGTTCTGATGCCTTTCAATATTCATGAGAAACCGTCTGCTTATCGGATGATCAAAGAGAATTATGATGGTGTTTTGTTGTGGTATCTTGACGAAGTTGAGATGATGTCCGCGCTCAATTATCTCCACGTGCCGGTTGTCTTGCCTATCTACGCCGCACGTCGCGATAATGGACGAATTATCAATCGGATGATGCACTGGTATGCTTCGATGCGGCATTTCGATGCCTTCATGAC from Candidatus Poribacteria bacterium encodes the following:
- a CDS encoding sulfurtransferase, with amino-acid sequence MADYANPDVLVTTEWVAAHGGDAGIRLLEVDVDTSAYAEGHIAGAVGLNWETQLCDQVRRDILTKEQFETLCNDSGIANDTTVIFYGDNNNWFATYALWQFRYYGHDESLLKVMNGGRQKWIDEGRELVTDVPDHSSTGYQAKFPDDNVRATAGTVRDTLGQGVVNLVDVRSPAEFTGEVIAPPGMSETAQRGGHIPGAANIPWATAVAEDGTFKSHDELQAIYGGAGVDEGQETIAYCRIGERSSHTWFVLKYLLGYEKVRNYDGSWTEWGNLVGAPIARD
- a CDS encoding sigma-70 family RNA polymerase sigma factor; amino-acid sequence: MRFCYHLAYLRGICQVFSRSMGYRKRDKKTDSIVETEATYAIQAPAHQQPDNQTIAKEHFEIVRGMVERLPKSEKEVFLLKFTAPDMSLKEIAETLRISENAVKVRWHRAKNTLKTWLETEYPEEFTDWFSR